The Myxococcales bacterium genome includes the window CGCCGCAGGCGACGGTGGCGGCGACGAGCGAGAGGGCGGCGCGCATGGCCCGATCATGCGTCGGCTCAGGCCCGGCGCCAAGGCGCGGACGCACGATGGCGGGCGGATCGGCTCGTCCCCGGCGGCCGTGGGGGTAGACTGCGCGGCCCGTGACCGCCGTCCTCACCGTCCAGGATCTGCACAAGCGCTTCGGCGATCGCCGGGTGCTGGCCGGCGCGTCGTTCGTCGTCGACGAGCGCGATCGGATCGGGCTGATCGGCGCGAACGGCGCCGGCAAGTCGACCCTGCTCAAGATGATCGTGGCCGGGGCCGCCGGCGGCGGGGTGACCGCGCGCGACGCCGCCGAGCGCGACGCGATCACGCCCGACAGCGGCGTCATCACCTGGCGGCGCGACCTGACGCTCGAGTACGTGCCGCAGGAGCCGATCCTCGATCCCGAGGCGACCGTCGGCGCGACCCTGGCCCGGCCCGGGGTCGAGCTGCACCAGGTGCGCACGGTCGCGGCCGCGCTCGATCTGCCGCCCGAGGACGCGGTGCTCGGTCGGCTCTCGGGCGGCGAGCTGCGGCGCGTCGCCCTGGCCCGGGCGCTGCTCGGCACGCCCGACGTGCTCGCGCTCGACGAGCCCACCAACCACCTCGACGCCGACACCGTCGCCTGGCTCGAGGATCGCCTCGGCAGCTTCCCGGGCGCGGTCATCGTCGTCACGCACGATCGCTACTTCCTCGATCGGGTCGCGACGCGGATCCTCGAGGTCGATCGCGGCCAGGTGTTCGGCTACGACGGCGACTACACCTACTTCCTCGAGAAGCAGGCCGAGCGCCTGTCGATCGAGTCGACCCACGAGCACGAGCGCGCGATGTTCGTGCGGCGCGAGCTCGACTGGATCCGGCGGGCGCCGCCGGCGCGCACGGTCAAGTCCAAGGCCCGGGTCGATCGCTTCGACGCCGCGGTCGAGCGGGCGCCCGGCGTCGACGAGCGGCCGCCGCGCCGGATGGCGCTGACGCTGCCGGCCGGCCCGCGCCTGGGCTCGACCATCCTCGAGACCCGCGCCCTGACCAAGCGGATCGGCGACCGCACGCTGTTCTCGGACCTGACGATGACGATGAAGCCGCGCGATCGGATCGGCATCGTCGGCAAGAACGGCGCCGGCAAGACCACGCTCATCCGTACGCTCCTGGGTGAGCTGCCGCCCGACGGCGGCACCGTCACGCTCGGCGTCAACACCCGGCCGGCCTACCTCGAGCAGGCCCGGACCGACCTCGACGACGATCGCACGGTCATCGAGGAGGTCGCCGGCGGCTACGATCACGTCGAGCTCGAGAGCGGCCGCACCCACGTGCGCACGTTCCTGCGCCAGCTCGGCTTCGCCGACGCCACCGCCGACGCCAAGGTCGGCAAGCTGTCGGGCGGCGAGCGCAACCGGGTCATGCTCGCGCGCCTGCTGCGCCGCGGCGGCAACCTGCTGGTGCTCGACGAGCCCACCAACGACCTCGACCTGATCACGCTGGCCACGCTCGAGGACGGCCTGCTCGACTTCCCGGGCTGCGCGCTGATCGTCAGCCACGATCGGTGGTTCCTCGACCGGGTCGCGACCGGCATCCTGGCGTTCGACGAGTTCGGCGTGACGTTCTACGAGGGCACCTACTCGAGCTACGAGGCCAAGCGCCTGGCCCGCCGGGCCGAGGCCAAGCGCCCGGCGCCGGCGGCGGCCAAGGTCGCGGCGACGTCCAAGGCCGAGCGCCCGCGCAAGCGCACGTTCAAGGAGCAGCAGGAGCTGACCGCGATGGAGGCCACGATCCTCACCGCCGAGGCCCGGGTCGGCGAGCTCGAGGCGGCGCTGTCGGATCCGGCGCTGTTCCGGGACCGGCCGCTCGAGGTGGCCGGCCTCAACGCCGCGCTCGAGGCGGCCCGGGCCGAGGTCGAGCGCCTGTACGCGCGCTGGGCCGAGCTCGACGCGATCCCGCCAGCCTGACCGCCGGCTGCGGTACTGTGGCGCGCAGATGATCCGTCGCCCGGCAGCGATCCTCGCGCTCCTCACCGGGCTCAACTTCCTCAACTACCTCGACCGCATCCTGGTCGCGGCGGTGCTGCCGAAGCTGTCGGCCGACCTGGGCCTGTCGGACTTCCAGGCCGGCCTGACCGCGACGGTGTTCCTGCTGGGCTACTTCGTCACGGCGCCGCTGTTCAGCGCGCTGGCCGCGCGCTACTCGCGGCGGTCGCTGATCGCGTTCGGCGTGGCGGCGTGGAGCGTCGCGACCGCGACCTCGGGCCTGGCCGGCGATCTCACGAGCCTGCTGATCGCGCGGGCCGTGGTCGGCATCGGCGAGGCCAGCTACGCGACCCTGGCGCCGACGATCATCGACGACATCACCCCGGCCGACCGCAAGGGCAAGGCGCTGGCGATCTTCTACCTGGCCACGCCGATCGGCTCGGCCGTCGGCATGGTGCTGGGCGCGCAGATCGCCGCGCACTGGGGCTGGCGCACCGCGTTCTTCGTCGGCGGCGGCCCCGGCCTCTTGCTCGCCGCGACCTGCCTGCTGATCGCCGAGCCGGCCCGTCGGACCGAGGTCGCGCGGCCGAGCATCCTCGGCAACGCCCGGACGCTGTGGCGCATCCCGCTGTACCGCCGCGCGGTCGCCGGCTACATCGCTCACACCGCCGCGGTCGGCGCGTTCGCGCACTGGGGCCCGACGTTCCTGGTCCGCCGCTACCACCTCGACCTGGCCAAGGCCGGCACCTGGCTGGGCGCGGTCATCGTCGTCGCCGGGGCGATCGGCACGATCATCGGTGGCCGCTGGGTCGATC containing:
- a CDS encoding ATP-binding cassette domain-containing protein, whose protein sequence is MTAVLTVQDLHKRFGDRRVLAGASFVVDERDRIGLIGANGAGKSTLLKMIVAGAAGGGVTARDAAERDAITPDSGVITWRRDLTLEYVPQEPILDPEATVGATLARPGVELHQVRTVAAALDLPPEDAVLGRLSGGELRRVALARALLGTPDVLALDEPTNHLDADTVAWLEDRLGSFPGAVIVVTHDRYFLDRVATRILEVDRGQVFGYDGDYTYFLEKQAERLSIESTHEHERAMFVRRELDWIRRAPPARTVKSKARVDRFDAAVERAPGVDERPPRRMALTLPAGPRLGSTILETRALTKRIGDRTLFSDLTMTMKPRDRIGIVGKNGAGKTTLIRTLLGELPPDGGTVTLGVNTRPAYLEQARTDLDDDRTVIEEVAGGYDHVELESGRTHVRTFLRQLGFADATADAKVGKLSGGERNRVMLARLLRRGGNLLVLDEPTNDLDLITLATLEDGLLDFPGCALIVSHDRWFLDRVATGILAFDEFGVTFYEGTYSSYEAKRLARRAEAKRPAPAAAKVAATSKAERPRKRTFKEQQELTAMEATILTAEARVGELEAALSDPALFRDRPLEVAGLNAALEAARAEVERLYARWAELDAIPPA
- a CDS encoding MFS transporter: MIRRPAAILALLTGLNFLNYLDRILVAAVLPKLSADLGLSDFQAGLTATVFLLGYFVTAPLFSALAARYSRRSLIAFGVAAWSVATATSGLAGDLTSLLIARAVVGIGEASYATLAPTIIDDITPADRKGKALAIFYLATPIGSAVGMVLGAQIAAHWGWRTAFFVGGGPGLLLAATCLLIAEPARRTEVARPSILGNARTLWRIPLYRRAVAGYIAHTAAVGAFAHWGPTFLVRRYHLDLAKAGTWLGAVIVVAGAIGTIIGGRWVDQALRRYPSAGDHDHASTRAGTNALLRICAIGVAVAAPFTAMAFLSPSAALFFVLVFVVNVGIFLSTSPVNAVLLRTVPPELRAASMAFGIFAIHIFGDLGSPPAVGLLLDHIDIVAAMLTLPVVIGLAAALWWPRAREATGDP